The nucleotide sequence GTTGAAAAATGCGCCGCATCTGGTCAAAAACCAGGATTTCATTATTCCGAACTACGAATGGTGGGGCGGCCCATTTTATACCATTGGCTTGAAAATGTATGACCTGCTGGCGGGCAAGCTTAGTTTGGGCGCATCGGTGCACCTCAGCAAAGAAGAAACGTTGCGGCGCCTGCCCAACCTCAACCCCGGAGGGCTGAAAGGGGGCGTGCTGTATCATGACGGGCAGTTCGACGATTCCCGCTTGGCCGTCAACTTGGCGCAAACGGCCATCGAGCAAGGCGGGACGCTGCTCAACCATTGCGAGGTCCGCGGCCTGCTCAAAGATGCCACCGGCCAGACAACCGGCGTAGTAGCCGCCGACCAAGAAACGGGAGCCACCTATGAAGTGCGTGCCAGCGCCGTAGTGAATGCTACTGGCATCTTCGTGGACGATATTCTGCAACTGGACAAGCCCGGCGGCAAGAAGTTGGTTCGCCCCAGCCAAGGCGTCCACATCGTGCTTGACAAGTCGTTCCTGCCTGGCGAAGATGCCCTGATGATTCCGAAAACCGACGATGGCCGCGTGCTTTTCGCCGTGCCATGGCACAACCGCGTGGTAGTAGGCACGACCGACACGCCCCTCACCGAGTACAGCCAGGAGCCGCAGGCGTTGGAAGAGGAAATCGAGTTTATTCTGCGTACTGCGGGCCGCTACTTAGCCCGGGCGCCCAAGCGCCACGATGCGCTAAGTGTATTTGCGGGGCTCCGGCCTCTGGCCGCTACGGAAGGCGGCGGGGAAAAGACGCAGGAAATTTCGCGCAGCCACAAGATTCTGGTATCCCAGTCCGGCTTGATTACTATTACCGGCGGCAAATGGACCACCTACCGCCGCATGGGCCAAGACACCGTAGACAAGGCCATTGCGCTTGGCAAGCTGCCTGCGGCCGAAAGCCACACTGCCCGCTTGCCTATCCACGGCGCCCAAGCCACCCCCGACCGGAGCAACCACCTCTACGTGTATGGCACCGACCAACCCGCCTTGCAGCAGCTTATTACCGAGTACCCTGCGCTGGGCGAAAAGCTAAACAACACCCTGGAATTTCTGAAGGTGGAAGTGGTATGGGCGGCTCGCTACGAAATGGCCCGCACCGTGGAAGATGTGCTGGCCCGGCGGGTGCGGGTGCTGTTTCTTGATGCCCGCGCTGCCATCAGAGTAGCCCCGGAAGTGGCGGCCTTGCTGGCGCATGAGCTTGGCCATGACGCCGCCTGGCAGCAAGAGCAGGTAGAGGCCTTTCAACAAGTAGCCCAACAGTATTTGCTGGAAAGCCAGACAGTGCCTTTGCAAGCGTGAAAACGGCTTCCTCAATTGCGCAATTGTTACGTAGCAGCTGAGGCTGAGGAGCAAGCCAATTGTCATTGACGCAGGAGGAATCTGGGTTAATCTGCACAATGAGTTGACCCAGATTCCTCCTGCGTCAATGACAGCTGTTCTGATGGGTGGGTTGTCAGCAGTTACTCATACCCCCCACGCTGCCATTTTGCACCAAGGCATTGCCATGCCGAATGCTTTGCGCTTCTTCACCTACTCGTACCTTCCCTCCCTGGATAACGCCCCGCCCACTATGCAGCAGTTCATCCTCGCCCTCGACCAGGGCACTACCAGTTCTCGCGCCATCCTTTTCGACAAGAAAGGCCACATCGTGTCAGAGGCGCAAAAGGAGTTCACGCAGATCTTTCCCAAACCCGGTTGGGTGGAGCACGATCCGCTGGAAATTTGGTCGACGCAGGCGGGAGTGGCGGCCGAAGCCACGGTGAAAGCCGGCGGCAACGGAAAGAGTATTGCCGCCATTGGCATCACCAACCAGCGCGAAACGGTGGTGGTGTGGAACCGCAAAACGGGCAAGCCGGTCTACAATGCCATTGTGTGGCAGGACCGCCGCACGGCCGAATACTGCGACCAGCTGCGTGCAGAAGGGCAAGAGGAGCTGATCCGCAACAAAACCGGCTTGGTGCTCGACGCCTACTTTTCGGCCAGCAAAGTGCGCTGGATTCTCGACCACGTACAAGGCGCCCGCCAACAAGCCGAAGCCGGCCAACTGGCCTTCGGGACCGTGGATAGCTGGCTGATCTGGAATTTCACGCAAGGCGAGTTGCACGTCACCGACGTAACCAACGCCTCGCGCACCATGCTCTTCAACATCCACTCCCTCACCTGGGACGACGAACTGCTGGCGCTGTTTGCGGTGCCGCGCAGTATGTTGCCGGACGTGCGACAGTCGAGTGAAATATACGGCCACACCAAAACCACCATTTTCGCTTCCAAAATCCCGATTGCGGGCATTGCCGGCGACCAGCAAGCGGCCTTATTTGGGCAGCAGTGCGTGCGCTCGGGTATGGTAAAGAGCACGTACGGCACGGGCTGTTTTATGCTGATGAACATTGGCACCGAAGCCCGGCTTTCTGAAAACAAGCTGCTTACTACCGTAGCCTGGAAGATAAACGGGCAGGTGCACTACGCGCTGGAAGGCAGCATTTTCATTGCCGGCGCCGTGGTGCAATGGCTGCGCGACAACCTGGGCATCATCAAAACCTCGGCCGAGGTAGAGCAGCTGGCCAAGCAAGTCAGCAGCAGCGGAGGCGTGTGCTTTGTGCCGGCGTTTGCCGGGCTTGGAGCGCCGCACTGGGACCAATACGCGCGAGGCGTTATTTTCGGTATGTCGAGGGCCACGACGGCGGCCCACATTGCGCGGGCGGCTGTGGAAGCCATTGCCTACCAAACCATGGATGTGCTTGAAGCCATGCAAGCCGATGCAGGCCTGACCATTGCCGAACTACGAGTGGATGGAGGCGCAACGGTCAACGAAACCCTGATGCAGTTTCTTGCCGATGTACTGCACACCAACGTAGTGCGGCCCCATATGGCCGAAACCACTGCGTTAGGCGCAGCTTACCTAGCCGGGCTGGCAGTCGGGTACTGGAAAAACGTAGAAGAAATTCAGGCGCTCAGCCAAGCGGAAACGCAATACAGCCCAAAAGCTGAGCAACCTCAGATTCAGGAGGGCATTGCCAACTGGAACCGTGCAGTGCAGGCGTTACAGGTGTGGTCGGGAGCATCTCAAATCACCCAGGCGGAACCTGCTAAGGCGTAGCCAAGGCTTTCGGCTGCTTTGTCTGTTTGGGCTGTTATTCTTGGGAAACAGGTAACAGCCACCCTAATGTCACTGAGACGAAGGGCCTGCGCAGAAGAGCTACTGCGCAGGCCCCAACACCCTACTTGGCGTCGTTGATTTCAATCCAGTAGCCATCCGGGTCTTGCAGGTAGATCTGCTTGACACCGTCGGCTCGAACGGTAGCGGCTTGGGCGTCGCCTTTGAGGTTGGTGTAGCGCACCTTTAGCTTTTCCAGGCGGCCGGTCAAGGTGGTGAGGGAAGGCACGCTGAAGCAGAGGTGCACGTTCTTTTCCGGCGTTACCGTGCAGGTGCCCTGAATGATGTGCATCTGCAAGCCCGAACCTATCTTCAGCCAGGTATGGCGGCCGTCGTTGAAAGGGTTGGGCGTTTCCTCTAGCTCCAAAACTGACTTGTAGAAACTGTTGCTAGCAGCAAGGTCGCGCACGCAAATAGCGGAATGGTTGAAGGTTAGCGCATTTTTCGACTGCGCAAAAGAGGATTGCAGCCCTAGAAAGCTGAAAAGCAAAAGCGTAAGAGAAGCACATTTCATTTTGTTGATCTGCTTGGGTGAACTGTCAATCTGCCTTCAATATAAACAGGATGGCGAAAGAAGGACCTACCCATCTTTCACCATCCTGTTTCTGGTAGCAATCAGCCAGTAGTGTACCTCGGAACGCCAGGGCTTACTTCACGGCCACGTTCTTCTTGGCGAAGTCGGCGGCGGCTTGGTTGAGCTGCTTGGCGGAGGGGGTGTTGCGGCCTCCATCAATCAGCACGCGGTAGCGGAACGTCACCGATTCGCCTTTCTTGAGTTGCAGGTTTTTGGCGGTTGCGCCGTTAGTAAAGATTTTCTCGCCGAGGGGGTTAGCTGCAAACAAGCCGTAGCCGCGGGCGTGCCAGAACGTGGGATAGTTCAGGTTTTTGGGGTGGTCGAGGATGGTGATGCTCACCGAATCCTGCCCCATCTTGCCGTACATCTTGCACCACGCGGCGCGGGTGCTCCAGGCGTCGTTGCCGCGCTTGCCGGTGCTGGTGAGGAAGGTGCCGTTCGGAACTTTGTCGGTACCGGCTTTCACCACCGTCACGATGCCTTTGCTGTCGGTGAACTTCTCGTCTTTGTCGCTCGGGATTTGCAGCTCATGCGCCACGCGCAAGCCAAGCAGGCCATCCTTGGCATCGGTAAACGTGACTTCCGTATTGGCCTTGAGCGTCGTGACCCGGTCGATGGTCCGTTCCCGGTCGGTGCCGCTGAATTCGAAGCGGGTGTTTTCTTCCAGCAGTACCTCGTTTTTCTGGTTGGTCCAGTTGGCGTGGTAGGCTAGCGTGCCGGTGGGGCCGCTGGTGGTTTCCAAGATCTTGTCGGTCTTGATCCAGCCGTAGGAGCCTTTCTTCTCGGTGGGAATGGCATAGGAGTTGTTCCAGAAGTCGAGGCCGTTGACGTTCTCGAAGTTCAACCACAACCCAAGGTGGTGGGGATGGTCGTTGGGGTCGCCGGGCTTGGGCGCCACCGGGAAGCCGCGCGTCACGACGGTGCCATTGGCGGCGTGCAATGGGTAGAGAACAGGCTTTTCCAGCGTATCGGGGTACAG is from Hymenobacter tibetensis and encodes:
- a CDS encoding glycerol-3-phosphate dehydrogenase/oxidase, translated to MIHTRLHAAPIRREVLLQQVKEQPVWDLLVIGGGATGLGVALDGISRGYKTLLLEQVDYAKGTSSRSTKLVHGGVRYLAQGDVALVREALYERGLLLKNAPHLVKNQDFIIPNYEWWGGPFYTIGLKMYDLLAGKLSLGASVHLSKEETLRRLPNLNPGGLKGGVLYHDGQFDDSRLAVNLAQTAIEQGGTLLNHCEVRGLLKDATGQTTGVVAADQETGATYEVRASAVVNATGIFVDDILQLDKPGGKKLVRPSQGVHIVLDKSFLPGEDALMIPKTDDGRVLFAVPWHNRVVVGTTDTPLTEYSQEPQALEEEIEFILRTAGRYLARAPKRHDALSVFAGLRPLAATEGGGEKTQEISRSHKILVSQSGLITITGGKWTTYRRMGQDTVDKAIALGKLPAAESHTARLPIHGAQATPDRSNHLYVYGTDQPALQQLITEYPALGEKLNNTLEFLKVEVVWAARYEMARTVEDVLARRVRVLFLDARAAIRVAPEVAALLAHELGHDAAWQQEQVEAFQQVAQQYLLESQTVPLQA
- the glpK gene encoding glycerol kinase GlpK, with protein sequence MQQFILALDQGTTSSRAILFDKKGHIVSEAQKEFTQIFPKPGWVEHDPLEIWSTQAGVAAEATVKAGGNGKSIAAIGITNQRETVVVWNRKTGKPVYNAIVWQDRRTAEYCDQLRAEGQEELIRNKTGLVLDAYFSASKVRWILDHVQGARQQAEAGQLAFGTVDSWLIWNFTQGELHVTDVTNASRTMLFNIHSLTWDDELLALFAVPRSMLPDVRQSSEIYGHTKTTIFASKIPIAGIAGDQQAALFGQQCVRSGMVKSTYGTGCFMLMNIGTEARLSENKLLTTVAWKINGQVHYALEGSIFIAGAVVQWLRDNLGIIKTSAEVEQLAKQVSSSGGVCFVPAFAGLGAPHWDQYARGVIFGMSRATTAAHIARAAVEAIAYQTMDVLEAMQADAGLTIAELRVDGGATVNETLMQFLADVLHTNVVRPHMAETTALGAAYLAGLAVGYWKNVEEIQALSQAETQYSPKAEQPQIQEGIANWNRAVQALQVWSGASQITQAEPAKA
- a CDS encoding VOC family protein, with protein sequence MLFSFLGLQSSFAQSKNALTFNHSAICVRDLAASNSFYKSVLELEETPNPFNDGRHTWLKIGSGLQMHIIQGTCTVTPEKNVHLCFSVPSLTTLTGRLEKLKVRYTNLKGDAQAATVRADGVKQIYLQDPDGYWIEINDAK
- a CDS encoding DUF6807 domain-containing protein, whose amino-acid sequence is MRKVLCLLLTVTCWSGVQAQQKEAVRITKDPKAKKIDVFVGKRLFTSFLYPDTLEKPVLYPLHAANGTVVTRGFPVAPKPGDPNDHPHHLGLWLNFENVNGLDFWNNSYAIPTEKKGSYGWIKTDKILETTSGPTGTLAYHANWTNQKNEVLLEENTRFEFSGTDRERTIDRVTTLKANTEVTFTDAKDGLLGLRVAHELQIPSDKDEKFTDSKGIVTVVKAGTDKVPNGTFLTSTGKRGNDAWSTRAAWCKMYGKMGQDSVSITILDHPKNLNYPTFWHARGYGLFAANPLGEKIFTNGATAKNLQLKKGESVTFRYRVLIDGGRNTPSAKQLNQAAADFAKKNVAVK